The Siniperca chuatsi isolate FFG_IHB_CAS linkage group LG12, ASM2008510v1, whole genome shotgun sequence genome has a segment encoding these proteins:
- the rpl8 gene encoding 60S ribosomal protein L8 codes for MGRVIRGQRKGAGSVFKAHIKHRKGAAKLRHIDFAERHGYIKGIVKDIIHDPGRGAPLAKVAFRDPYRFKKRTELFIAAEGIHTGQFIYCGKKAQLNIGNVLPVGTMPEGTIICCLEEKPGDRGKLARASGNYATVISHNPETRKSRVKLPSGSKKVISSANRAVVGVVAGGGRIDKPILKAGRAYHKYKAKRNCWPRVRGVAMNPVEHPFGGGNHQHIGKPSTIRRDAPAGRKVGLIAARRTGRLRGTKTVQEKEN; via the exons ATGGGACGTGTGATCAGGGGACAGAGAAAAGGTGCGGGCTCCGTGTTCAAAGCCCACATCAAGCACAGGAAAGGTGCTGCTAAACTCCGGCACATTGACTTCGCTGAACGCCATGGTTACATCAAGGGGATCGTGAAG GATATTATCCATGACCCCGGCCGTGGTGCTCCCCTGGCCAAAGTGGCCTTCCGTGACCCGTACCGCTTCAAGAAGAGGACAGAGCTCTTTATCGCTGCTGAGGGCATCCACACTGGACAGTTCATCTACTGCGGCAAGAAGG CTCAGCTGAACATTGGCAATGTCCTGCCCGTTGGCACAATGCCTGAGGGAACCATCATCTGCTGCCTGGAGGAGAAGCCCGGCGACAGAGGCAAGCTGGCCCGCGCTTCAGGAAACTACGCCACAGTCATCTCCCACAACCCTGAGACCAGGAAGTCCAGAGTCAAGCTGCCCTCTGGCTCCAAGAAGGTTATCTCCTCTGCCAACAGAGCTGTTGTTG GTGTGGTTGCTGGAGGTGGTCGTATTGACAAGCCCATCCTGAAGGCTGGTCGTGCCTACCACAAGTACAAGGCCAAGAGGAACTGCTGGCCACGCGTCCGTGGTGTGGCTATGAAC cCTGTTGAGCATCCCTTCGGTGGTGGTAACCATCAGCATATTGGCAAACCCTCAACAATCAGGAGGGATGCACCTGCTGGTCGCAAGGTCGGTCTTATTGCTGCCCGTCGTACAGGCAGACTGCGCGGAACAAAGACCGTACAGGAGAAGGAGAACTAA